A genomic region of Pelodiscus sinensis isolate JC-2024 chromosome 1, ASM4963464v1, whole genome shotgun sequence contains the following coding sequences:
- the LOC142826776 gene encoding endogenous retroviral envelope protein HEMO-like has translation MIPDSAPAEWTLPNADLNPGSCYELVVYTSLLAVTLAIAVASHRLNFERNPKLKQDVVLRLAMVSILISTVAATPEHPLKGAIQAIASAAGATNCWMCTLLNSSTGLGIEFIPLSTNDWWNKSDVFQWGPVWFDDSDHHTPKNDSRGELGGWQGKWQQTVWGKPIEYVTGISTDMYPICFENKEGSGPQLGSFEDHQCTHIATFNKESGAWDMYSHQDSHTHQDTLNCWGNILNVSLDHRLLFGISNAAIIPLNFSQYPESKTWHNNSLFIVPSTGYIYNPTLVKSNSLLPGQCAKANIFRPDQILQDLLIALQCSITNNSYCAAYHAPKEKPLGKGWYKGPYSPILNKEPGLFLICGEKAYKYLPVGWTGRCSLGHAVPGGLTVHPHITAPGITNLGSFLHRSRRKFTLNPLIEHPSGFHAFGRAFWPWLGVIELEQALVNVSGQLEIALNHTADALGILNEQIQSVARFALQNRIALDAILAQQGGVCAVINQSCCFYVNHSGQIEQDVSAIKDAVKVLHAVTKDGKLSWLSWLAHQLGLYLSPLLHFIITTILIILIVIIAFCIILCVVKCLVNTAVSSAHIRYTALRKDPSQFLDPEPSNQAIGYF, from the coding sequence atgatcCCGGACAGTGCTCCAGCAGAATGGACCCTTCCCAATGCTGACTTGAATCCGGGAAGCTGCTATGAACTTGTTGTATATACATCACTCCTTGCTGTGACGCTTGCAATTGCTGTTGCTAGCCATAGACTAAACTTTGAGAGAAACCCTAAGCTGAAGCAAGACGTGGTACTCCGACTTGCCATGGTTTCCATCCTCATCTCAACTGTTGCTGCTACACCAGAACATCCGCTCAAAGGTGCCATTCAAGCCATCGCCTCCGCTGCTGGGGCCACGAACTGTTGGATGTGCACCTTGCTCAATTCATCCACTGGACTAGGAATCGAGTTCATCCCTCTCAGCACGAATGACTGGTGGAACAAGAGTGATGTTTTCCAATGGGGGCCGGTATGGTTTGACGACAGCGACCACCACACTCCTAAAAATGACTCTCGGGGGGAACTCGGGGGGTGGCAAGGAAAGTGGCAACAGACGGTATGGGGTAAGCCAATAGAATATGTAACTGGAATCTCCACAGACATGTACCCCATTTGTTTCGAAAATAAGGAAGGCAGTGGACCTCAACTAGGTAGTTTTGAGGACCACCAATGCACCCACATTGCAACTTTTAATAAAGAATCAGGAGCCTGGGATATGTATTCACATCAGGATAGCCACACCCACCAAGACACCCTAAACTGCTGGGGGAACATTCTCAATGTCTCCCTTGACCACAGACTCTTGTTTGGCATTAGCAATGCCGCCATTATCCCCCTAAACTTTAGTCAATACCCAGAAAGTAAGACCTGGCATAATAATTCCCTCTTCATAGTCCCTAGCACTGGATACATTTATAACCCTACACTGGTAAAAAGCAATAGCCTGCTGCCTGGCCAGTGTGCTAAGGCAAATATTTTTCGACCAGACCAGATCCTACAGGACCTATTAATTGCCCTCCAGTGCTCCATCACTAACAACAGCTACTGTGCTGCATATCATGCCCCCAAAGAAAAGCCCCTGGGGAAGGGATGGTATAAGGGACCATATTCCCCTATCCTTAACAAGGAACCTGGACTATTTTTAATTTGTGGGGAAAAGGCCTATAAATACCTGCCAGTAGGCTGGACAGGACGGTGCTCCCTGGGACACGCTGTGCCCGGAGGACTAACAGTACACCCACACATCACGGCTCCAGGTATTACCAACCTCGGAAGCTTCCTACACAGATCCAGGAGGAAATTCACCCTAAACCCTCTCATAGAACACCCCTCAGGTTTTCACGCATTTGGCCGTGCATTTTGGCCTTGGCTTGGAGTAATTGAGCTTGAACAAGCATTAGTAAATGTTTCAGGACAGCTGGAAATAGCCCTCAACCACACTGCAGATGCTCTAGGCATACTCAACGAGCAGATTCAATCTGTAGCACGCTTTGCCCTGCAAAATAGGATTGCATTAGACGCAATTTTGGCTCAACAAGGAGGAGTTTGTGCTGTAATCAATCAGTCTTGCTGTTTTTATGTAAACCATTCAGGGCAGATAGAACAAGATGTGTCTGCCATAAAAGATGCagttaaagtgctacatgctgTAACTAAAGACGGAAAACTCTCATGGCTGAGTTGGTTAGCCCACCAGCTGGGACTCTATTTATCTCCCCTTCTGCATTTTATTATAACCACTATTCTGATTATTCTGATTGTAATAATTGCCTTTTGTATAATATTGTGTGTTGTAAAATGTTTAGTTAATACAGCCGTTTCCTCTGCGCACATTCGATATACAGCGCTGAGAAAGGATCCCAGTCAATTCCTCGACCCCGAACCCTCTAATCAGGCCATTGGGTACTTTTAA